From Spirosoma aerolatum, one genomic window encodes:
- a CDS encoding LytR/AlgR family response regulator transcription factor, whose product MTSESTESLNCLIYEETYDASRWLKQHLHNASSSNTIRVVSEIGQFEKRLQEDDYNLAFVVVEQLPIQAFLVWQELDFCPPILVCSANRAVAADAFMVGAAGFVSPDNPTLQLSRQIREVLAQNRLNIKVLPAAKAPTLPFFFVKSDYKIVRLNFDDVLFVEGLGEYLRIYTDTAKHIVLQSFSKMADVLPSHQFLRIHRSYMVNLYKINFIQNNVVSIGNHQLPISKSQKKTFLELIEHIGLL is encoded by the coding sequence GATCTATGAAGAGACCTACGACGCCAGTCGTTGGCTAAAGCAACACCTGCACAATGCCTCGTCGAGCAATACGATACGGGTGGTCAGCGAGATAGGGCAGTTTGAGAAACGCCTGCAGGAAGACGACTATAATCTGGCGTTTGTAGTGGTTGAGCAGTTGCCTATTCAGGCGTTTCTGGTTTGGCAGGAGCTTGACTTTTGTCCGCCTATTCTGGTCTGTAGTGCCAATAGGGCTGTGGCTGCCGATGCGTTTATGGTAGGGGCCGCTGGTTTTGTATCGCCCGACAATCCTACCCTTCAGTTGAGTCGACAGATTAGGGAGGTTTTAGCCCAGAATCGACTTAATATAAAGGTTTTACCTGCTGCTAAAGCCCCTACACTTCCGTTTTTCTTTGTAAAATCCGACTATAAAATTGTGCGGCTCAATTTTGATGATGTCCTGTTTGTAGAAGGCTTGGGTGAGTATTTACGGATTTATACCGATACGGCTAAACATATTGTACTCCAATCGTTTTCAAAGATGGCGGACGTGCTCCCCTCGCATCAGTTTTTGCGAATCCACCGTTCGTACATGGTTAACCTCTATAAAATCAATTTTATCCAGAACAATGTTGTGTCCATAGGCAACCATCAATTGCCCATCAGCAAAAGCCAGAAAAAAACGTTTTTAGAATTAATTGAACATATTGGATTGCTCTAG
- a CDS encoding LytR/AlgR family response regulator transcription factor, which produces MRVLIIEDEQTAASHIMALLREIEPELHVTGVIDSVEDGRTQWLTLPTPDLIFSDIQLADGLSFSLLETVTVPCPIIFTTAYDEYAIRAFRYNSIDYLLKPIDRESLEGSLQKYRSLAQPVAHHLIQQMQTLLSGRAFLPPAYRQSFLLAFRDKLLPINVADVAYFAIEGGVVSATLYDRPNERRLSERPVSYAIDLNLEELETQLDPQQFFRANRQFIVARNSIREAELYFNGRLQLRLQPESSVQVLISKDRVSQFKKWMEAF; this is translated from the coding sequence ATGCGTGTCTTGATTATTGAAGATGAACAAACGGCAGCGAGCCACATCATGGCCTTGCTCCGGGAAATCGAACCGGAGTTGCACGTAACGGGTGTGATCGATAGCGTAGAAGATGGGCGGACCCAATGGCTAACGCTGCCGACACCGGATCTGATCTTCTCGGATATTCAACTGGCCGATGGACTGTCGTTTTCATTGCTCGAAACCGTGACGGTGCCCTGCCCGATCATTTTTACAACCGCTTATGATGAATATGCCATACGGGCGTTTCGATACAATAGCATCGATTATCTGCTGAAACCCATTGATCGTGAGTCGCTTGAAGGGAGTCTACAAAAATACCGATCCCTGGCCCAGCCGGTTGCCCACCATCTGATTCAGCAGATGCAGACCTTATTGAGTGGGCGGGCGTTTTTGCCCCCAGCGTATCGGCAGAGTTTTTTGCTAGCGTTTCGGGATAAGCTGTTGCCCATAAACGTGGCCGATGTGGCCTATTTCGCGATTGAGGGTGGCGTAGTGTCGGCAACGCTGTATGATCGGCCCAACGAACGCCGACTGTCGGAACGACCGGTAAGCTACGCCATCGACCTGAATCTGGAAGAACTGGAAACCCAACTTGATCCGCAGCAGTTTTTTCGAGCCAATCGACAATTTATTGTAGCCCGCAACAGCATTCGGGAGGCCGAATTATACTTTAATGGACGGCTCCAGTTGCGGCTCCAACCCGAATCCAGTGTTCAGGTGCTCATCAGTAAAGATCGGGTAAGCCAATTCAAAAAATGGATGGAAGCCTTTTAG
- a CDS encoding sensor histidine kinase, with protein MNSRLSWRQIAAVASLIIGVLVNLPLLRLTARARLSFLPGAPDVGPGLAVSRLIFHVLFAFFFIEINRYVLGRKLYRNRFGLVGWYGINFILYVFLTGAFVALLVLWYPDRPMLVVITSYFRSFFVWVTALPIGYFLTVLQENRAMQAENEQLKRQSLQAQLDTLRAQLNPHFLFNSLNALSSLIREGEPKSQQYLAKLSQVLRYSLQTQQQTLVPFADEMQFTSAYSYLLTIRFGTNLRIENALPAQAPWLIPPMSLQLLIENAVKHNVVSNARPLTIHLTTDPTHEWIVVRNARRPKAEPTDGMGSGLSNLDNRYRLLTGKSIQLIRTDNEFSVHLPIIPLTSGQSLNQLR; from the coding sequence ATGAATAGTCGTTTGTCGTGGCGTCAGATTGCCGCAGTAGCGTCGCTGATTATTGGGGTGCTGGTGAACCTACCGCTGTTGCGATTAACAGCCAGGGCGCGTTTGTCCTTTTTGCCAGGAGCCCCCGATGTAGGACCAGGGCTTGCTGTAAGTCGCCTGATTTTTCATGTCCTCTTTGCCTTCTTCTTTATCGAAATCAACCGATACGTGCTCGGCCGAAAGCTATACCGAAACCGGTTTGGTCTGGTGGGGTGGTACGGAATCAACTTCATCCTCTACGTTTTTTTAACGGGTGCGTTTGTCGCCTTGTTAGTGCTCTGGTATCCCGATCGGCCCATGTTGGTGGTTATAACATCCTACTTTCGCAGTTTTTTCGTTTGGGTAACGGCCCTGCCAATCGGTTATTTCCTGACCGTTCTGCAAGAGAACCGGGCTATGCAGGCAGAGAACGAGCAGCTAAAACGGCAGAGTCTGCAAGCGCAGCTCGACACGCTCCGGGCGCAGCTTAATCCTCATTTTCTGTTCAATTCGCTCAACGCCCTCAGTTCGCTTATTCGGGAAGGAGAGCCTAAGAGTCAGCAGTATCTGGCAAAATTATCGCAGGTATTACGGTACTCGTTGCAGACACAACAGCAGACGTTGGTCCCCTTTGCCGACGAAATGCAGTTTACCTCTGCCTATTCCTATCTGCTGACGATTCGCTTTGGCACGAATCTGCGCATCGAAAATGCATTACCAGCGCAGGCTCCCTGGCTGATACCACCTATGTCGCTGCAACTACTGATCGAAAATGCGGTCAAACATAACGTTGTTTCGAACGCCCGTCCCCTTACCATTCACCTGACGACTGACCCAACCCATGAATGGATTGTTGTTCGGAATGCACGACGGCCCAAAGCCGAGCCGACCGATGGCATGGGGAGTGGCTTGTCGAATCTGGATAATCGGTATCGGCTACTGACTGGTAAATCGATTCAGCTTATCCGAACCGACAACGAGTTTAGCGTGCATTTACCAATTATTCCGCTAACGTCCGGTCAGTCCTTAAACCAACTCCGATAA